A window of Streptomyces sp. DG1A-41 contains these coding sequences:
- a CDS encoding tetratricopeptide repeat protein: protein MFFDAKDYAAAARVLGGLVEEVPEQTGPRLLLARSYYHSAQLRRAEAELRTIIERDPVEHYARLMLGRTLQRQNRHEEAESHLRIASALAGDFEQR from the coding sequence ATGTTCTTCGACGCCAAGGACTACGCCGCCGCCGCGCGCGTCCTGGGCGGGCTGGTCGAGGAGGTGCCCGAGCAGACCGGGCCGCGGCTGCTGCTGGCGCGTTCCTACTACCACTCGGCCCAACTGCGGCGCGCGGAGGCCGAGTTGCGGACGATCATCGAGCGGGACCCCGTCGAGCACTATGCCCGGCTGATGCTCGGCCGCACGCTCCAGCGGCAGAACCGGCACGAGGAGGCGGAGTCGCATCTGCGGATCGCCTCGGCGCTCGCGGGTGACTTCGAGCAGCGCTGA
- a CDS encoding PepSY domain-containing protein, translated as MTTVPSTTTDEAPQPTPAPSKNGWAPLRPLILRLHFYAGVLVAPFLLVAAVTGLLYAASFQAEKIVYAHELTVPAGERKLPISEQVAAARKAHPEGTISAVRPSPEADATTRVMLSGVPGVDEGHTLAVFVDPYTATVRGTLEQYGSTGALPLRTWIDEFHRDLHLGEPGRLYSELAASWLWVISAGGLVLWFSRRRDLRKVRGTNGRRRTLGLHGSIGVWAAAGFFFLSATGLTWSAYAGAGIDELRTSLGQATPSVSASAGGEHAGHDSAAGQAGDAAHGVGLDKVLAAARSEGLSDPVELVPPADAKSAYVVKQVQRSWPEKQDSVAIDPASGEVMDVLRFADYPVLAKLTRWGIDLHTGILFGLANQIALMLLALCLILLIVWGYRMWWQRGRGTAFGRPIPRGAWQQVPPQILVPLLAGVAVLGYFLPLFGIPLAAFLAVDILLGEIAYRRGRRTYGAGTPAQ; from the coding sequence ATGACCACCGTTCCCTCGACCACCACGGACGAGGCCCCGCAACCCACCCCGGCACCGTCGAAGAACGGCTGGGCCCCACTGCGTCCGCTGATCCTCCGTCTGCACTTCTACGCCGGAGTGCTGGTGGCGCCGTTCCTCCTCGTCGCCGCCGTCACCGGCCTGCTCTACGCCGCCTCGTTCCAGGCCGAGAAGATCGTCTACGCCCACGAACTGACCGTCCCCGCGGGCGAGCGGAAGCTGCCGATCAGCGAGCAGGTGGCCGCCGCCCGCAAGGCCCACCCCGAGGGCACGATCTCGGCCGTACGTCCCTCACCCGAGGCGGACGCGACGACCAGGGTGATGCTGTCCGGTGTCCCGGGCGTCGACGAGGGACACACGCTCGCCGTGTTCGTCGACCCGTACACCGCGACGGTGCGCGGCACCCTCGAACAGTACGGCTCGACCGGCGCGCTGCCGCTGCGCACCTGGATCGACGAGTTCCACCGGGACCTGCACCTGGGCGAGCCGGGCCGGCTGTACAGCGAACTGGCGGCCAGCTGGCTGTGGGTGATCTCGGCCGGCGGGCTGGTGCTGTGGTTCTCCCGCCGCCGTGACCTGCGCAAGGTGCGGGGGACGAACGGACGGCGCCGCACCCTCGGACTGCACGGCAGTATCGGCGTGTGGGCGGCGGCCGGGTTCTTCTTCCTCTCGGCGACCGGTCTGACCTGGTCGGCCTACGCCGGGGCCGGCATCGACGAGCTGCGGACCTCGCTGGGGCAGGCCACCCCGTCGGTGTCGGCGTCGGCGGGCGGTGAACACGCCGGCCACGACTCCGCCGCCGGGCAGGCCGGAGACGCCGCGCACGGGGTGGGCCTGGACAAGGTCCTGGCCGCGGCCCGGTCCGAAGGCCTGAGCGACCCGGTCGAGCTCGTGCCACCGGCGGACGCGAAATCGGCGTACGTCGTCAAGCAGGTGCAGCGCAGCTGGCCCGAGAAGCAGGACTCCGTCGCGATCGACCCGGCGAGCGGAGAGGTCATGGACGTGCTGCGGTTCGCCGACTACCCGGTGCTCGCGAAGCTCACCCGGTGGGGGATCGACCTGCACACCGGGATCCTCTTCGGTCTGGCCAACCAGATCGCCCTGATGCTGCTCGCGCTCTGTCTGATCCTGCTCATCGTGTGGGGCTACCGCATGTGGTGGCAGCGCGGCCGCGGCACCGCCTTCGGCCGCCCGATCCCGCGCGGCGCCTGGCAGCAGGTACCGCCACAGATCCTGGTCCCGCTGCTGGCGGGGGTCGCCGTACTCGGCTATTTCCTGCCTCTCTTCGGCATCCCGCTGGCGGCGTTCCTGGCCGTCGACATCCTGCTGGGCGAGATCGCCTACCGTCGGGGACGACGGACGTACGGGGCCGGGACGCCGGCGCAGTAG
- a CDS encoding peptide deformylase: MGTPSDRAPLAERVEELLADGGPLTIVAAGDPVLRRDTEPYDGQLGPALLARFVEALRVTMRAAPGVGLAAPQVGVPLRIAVIEDPAPVPEEVRLARGRVPQPFRVLVNPAYEPVGGARAAFFEGCLSVPGWQAVVARPAQVRLTGQDEHGHALDEVFTGWPARIVQHETDHLDGVLYLDRAESRSLSSNRAVTERWAQPTPEQAARALGFELP; this comes from the coding sequence ATGGGAACTCCGAGCGATCGCGCACCCCTGGCCGAGCGGGTCGAGGAACTCCTCGCCGACGGCGGCCCGTTGACCATCGTGGCGGCCGGCGATCCGGTACTGCGGCGCGACACCGAGCCGTACGACGGTCAACTGGGGCCCGCGCTGCTGGCCCGGTTCGTCGAGGCCCTGCGGGTCACCATGCGCGCGGCGCCGGGGGTCGGTCTGGCGGCGCCGCAGGTCGGTGTGCCGCTCAGGATCGCGGTGATCGAGGATCCGGCGCCGGTGCCGGAGGAGGTGCGGCTGGCGCGCGGGCGGGTGCCGCAGCCGTTCCGGGTGCTGGTCAATCCCGCCTACGAGCCCGTCGGCGGCGCGCGGGCCGCGTTCTTCGAGGGCTGTCTCAGCGTGCCGGGCTGGCAGGCGGTGGTGGCGCGGCCCGCCCAGGTGCGGCTGACCGGACAGGACGAGCACGGGCACGCGCTGGACGAGGTGTTCACGGGCTGGCCCGCGCGAATCGTGCAGCACGAGACGGACCATCTCGACGGGGTGCTGTATCTGGACCGGGCCGAGTCGCGTTCGCTGTCGTCCAACCGGGCCGTGACGGAGCGCTGGGCGCAGCCGACGCCCGAGCAGGCCGCGCGGGCGCTCGGCTTCGAGCTGCCGTAG
- a CDS encoding NAD(P)/FAD-dependent oxidoreductase, which translates to MTETETNAYDVVVVGAGPVGENVADRTRAAGLTTAVVESELVGGECSYWACMPSKALLRPVIARADARRVPGLSQSVRGPLDASAVLAHRDYYTSDWKDDGQVGWLDSIGADLYRGHGRLTGPRTVTVTGPDGGERVLTARHAVAVCAGSRAALPGLPGLDEVRPWTSREATSSKHVPGRLIVVGGGVVATEMATVWQALGSKVTMLVRGKGLLARMEPFAGELVAEALTEAGADVRTGTSVESVARDNGTVVAVTDSGDRFEADEILFATGRAPRTDDLGLETIGLEPGSWLDVDDSLRVTGHDWLYAVGDVNQRALLTHQGKYQARIAGAAIAARATGETLLAQPWGAHAATADHAAVPQVVFTDPEAAAVGLSLAEAEQAGHRVKAVDVDLSTVAGAGLFADGYKGRARMVVDLEDEILRGVTLVGPGVGELIHSATIAVAGQVPVGRLWHAVPSYPTIGEVWLRLLEAYRDS; encoded by the coding sequence ATGACGGAAACGGAAACCAACGCGTACGACGTCGTGGTGGTCGGGGCCGGGCCCGTGGGGGAGAACGTCGCCGACCGCACCCGCGCGGCCGGTCTGACCACCGCGGTCGTGGAGAGCGAACTGGTCGGCGGCGAGTGCTCGTACTGGGCGTGCATGCCCAGCAAGGCCCTGCTGCGGCCGGTCATCGCCCGCGCGGACGCTCGCCGTGTGCCGGGCCTGAGCCAGTCGGTGCGGGGTCCCCTCGACGCGTCCGCGGTCCTCGCCCACCGGGACTACTACACCTCCGACTGGAAGGACGACGGACAGGTCGGATGGCTCGACAGCATCGGCGCCGACCTGTACCGCGGCCACGGCCGCCTCACCGGCCCGCGCACGGTGACGGTCACCGGCCCGGACGGCGGTGAACGCGTCCTGACCGCCCGGCACGCCGTCGCCGTCTGCGCCGGCAGCCGTGCCGCCCTGCCCGGGCTGCCCGGACTGGACGAGGTCCGGCCGTGGACCAGCCGGGAGGCCACCAGCTCCAAGCACGTGCCCGGCCGCCTGATCGTGGTCGGCGGCGGCGTCGTCGCCACCGAGATGGCCACCGTCTGGCAGGCCCTGGGCTCGAAGGTCACCATGCTGGTCCGCGGCAAGGGCCTGCTCGCCCGGATGGAGCCCTTCGCCGGGGAACTCGTCGCCGAGGCGCTCACCGAGGCCGGTGCGGACGTCCGCACCGGCACGTCGGTGGAATCGGTGGCCCGCGACAACGGCACCGTGGTGGCCGTCACGGACAGCGGCGACCGCTTCGAGGCCGACGAGATCCTCTTCGCGACCGGCCGCGCGCCGCGCACCGACGACCTCGGCCTGGAGACGATCGGCCTGGAACCCGGCTCCTGGCTCGACGTCGACGACAGCCTCCGCGTCACCGGCCATGACTGGCTGTACGCGGTCGGCGACGTCAACCAGCGCGCCCTGCTCACCCACCAGGGCAAGTACCAGGCCCGTATCGCGGGTGCCGCCATCGCCGCCCGGGCCACCGGAGAGACCCTCCTCGCACAGCCGTGGGGCGCGCATGCCGCGACCGCCGACCACGCCGCCGTCCCCCAGGTCGTCTTCACCGACCCGGAGGCGGCGGCCGTCGGCCTGTCGCTCGCCGAGGCCGAGCAGGCGGGGCATCGCGTGAAGGCCGTCGACGTGGACCTGTCCACCGTCGCGGGCGCGGGCCTGTTCGCCGACGGATACAAGGGCCGCGCCCGCATGGTCGTCGACCTCGAGGACGAGATCCTGCGCGGTGTGACCCTCGTCGGCCCCGGCGTCGGCGAGCTCATCCACTCCGCCACGATCGCTGTCGCCGGCCAGGTCCCGGTCGGCCGCCTGTGGCACGCGGTTCCCTCGTACCCGACGATCGGCGAGGTGTGGCTGCGGCTGCTGGAGGCGTACCGGGATTCCTGA
- the trxA gene encoding thioredoxin: protein MSSTVELTKENFDQTVTDNEFVLIDFWASWCGPCKQFAPVYEKAAEENPDLVFGKVDTEAQPELAAAFGIQSIPTLMIVRDQVAVFAQPGALPEAALTDVIGQARNLDMDEVRKAIAEQQAQEGQQAPQG from the coding sequence ATGAGCAGCACCGTGGAGCTCACCAAGGAGAACTTCGACCAGACGGTCACGGACAACGAGTTCGTCCTGATCGACTTCTGGGCGTCCTGGTGCGGGCCGTGCAAGCAGTTCGCGCCGGTCTACGAGAAGGCGGCGGAGGAGAACCCGGACCTCGTGTTCGGCAAGGTGGACACCGAGGCGCAGCCGGAGCTGGCCGCGGCCTTCGGTATCCAGTCGATTCCCACGCTGATGATCGTCCGTGACCAGGTCGCCGTGTTCGCCCAGCCGGGTGCCCTGCCCGAGGCCGCCCTGACGGACGTCATCGGGCAGGCCCGGAACCTCGACATGGACGAGGTCCGCAAGGCGATCGCCGAGCAGCAGGCCCAGGAGGGCCAGCAGGCGCCCCAGGGCTAG
- a CDS encoding benzaldehyde dehydrogenase, translating to MPLLDTRTWQPQPLTGPGYTVTEPATGQTLGTLALATPEDVGAAAGRAAAAQREWARAPHFARAAVLRKAGDLFTAHAAELREWLVRESGSVPGKADFELHVAAQECYEAAALASRPAGQVLPSEAPRLSYTRRVPAGVVGVISPFNAPLILSIRSVAPALALGNAVVLKPDPRTAVCGGLSLAAVFAAAGLPQDLLHVLPGGADAGQALVADPRLPVISFTGSTPAGRAVGEAAGRHLKRAHLELGGNSALIVLADADLDAVISTAAWGSFFHQGQICMTTGRHLVHASLYDEYVERLAAKADSLAVGDPYREQVHLGPIIDSGQLAKISGLVESSKAAGAKLAAGGTHDRLFYRPTVLAHVGDHTPAYAEEVFGPVAPVRSFTTADEAAALAAQSQYGLSLGIVTRDTARGLDLAERIPTGIVHINDQTVNDEAVAPFGGVAASGTGARFGGEANLEAFTELRWTTVRGDVAPYPF from the coding sequence ATGCCGTTGCTCGACACCAGGACCTGGCAGCCCCAGCCCCTGACGGGGCCCGGGTACACCGTCACCGAGCCCGCCACCGGCCAAACCCTCGGCACCCTCGCCCTCGCCACCCCTGAGGACGTCGGGGCCGCCGCCGGGAGGGCCGCCGCCGCCCAGCGCGAGTGGGCCCGCGCCCCGCACTTCGCCCGGGCAGCTGTACTCCGCAAGGCCGGCGACCTGTTCACGGCACACGCCGCCGAACTGCGCGAGTGGCTCGTCCGCGAATCCGGTTCCGTCCCCGGCAAGGCCGACTTCGAACTGCACGTCGCAGCCCAGGAGTGCTACGAGGCCGCCGCGCTCGCCTCCCGTCCGGCCGGCCAGGTCCTGCCCAGCGAGGCGCCGCGCCTGTCGTACACGCGCCGCGTCCCGGCCGGTGTCGTGGGCGTGATCTCCCCGTTCAACGCCCCGCTGATCCTGTCCATCCGCTCCGTCGCACCGGCCCTGGCCCTCGGCAACGCTGTCGTCCTCAAGCCCGACCCGCGCACCGCCGTCTGCGGAGGGCTGTCCCTCGCCGCGGTCTTCGCCGCCGCGGGCCTGCCGCAGGACCTGCTGCACGTGCTCCCCGGCGGCGCGGACGCCGGACAGGCCCTGGTCGCCGACCCGCGCCTGCCGGTCATCTCGTTCACCGGCTCCACCCCCGCCGGGCGGGCCGTGGGCGAGGCCGCCGGCCGCCACCTCAAGCGGGCCCACCTGGAACTGGGCGGCAACTCGGCCCTGATCGTGTTGGCGGACGCCGACCTCGACGCCGTGATCTCCACCGCCGCCTGGGGCTCGTTCTTCCACCAGGGCCAGATCTGCATGACGACCGGACGCCACCTGGTGCACGCGTCCCTGTACGACGAGTACGTCGAACGGCTCGCCGCCAAGGCGGACTCACTCGCCGTCGGCGACCCGTACCGCGAACAGGTCCACCTCGGCCCGATCATCGACTCCGGCCAGCTCGCCAAGATCAGCGGCCTGGTCGAGTCCAGCAAGGCCGCGGGCGCCAAGCTCGCCGCGGGCGGCACCCACGACCGGCTCTTCTACCGGCCCACGGTCCTCGCCCACGTCGGCGACCACACCCCGGCCTACGCGGAGGAGGTCTTCGGCCCCGTCGCGCCCGTACGCTCCTTCACCACCGCCGACGAGGCGGCGGCCCTGGCCGCGCAGAGCCAATACGGACTCTCCCTGGGCATCGTCACCCGCGATACGGCCCGCGGCCTGGACCTCGCCGAGCGCATACCGACCGGCATCGTCCACATCAACGACCAGACCGTCAACGACGAGGCCGTGGCGCCCTTCGGCGGAGTGGCCGCCTCCGGCACCGGCGCCCGCTTCGGCGGCGAGGCCAACCTGGAGGCCTTCACCGAACTGCGCTGGACGACGGTACGCGGAGACGTGGCCCCGTATCCCTTCTAG
- a CDS encoding LacI family DNA-binding transcriptional regulator yields MVQIPKTPAPPSPAPSRSVPTSADVARLAGVSRATVSYVLNNTSAVRISEPTRRRVHEAARELGYVPHAAARSLRAGHSRMVLIPAPTFPVGPLYHRFLTDLQGALGSLDYTVVQYGTGGPHGDEAARAWAELRPVAVLVPGSGLGPRGVAVLKRSGARAVVTLGPETIEGAHALLVNHDVVGHSAGSHLYDSGRRRIGVVVPREPGLEAFSAPRLDGVRQSLRGTDATVTELPLPYDEEAAARLAAHWRGLGLDAVFTYNDEYAMLLMRALQDEGIRIPEETAVIGADDLTLGRLLRPRLSTVRLELPSGRELAELVDRAVRKPGTEPETHKVLGATVLHRESS; encoded by the coding sequence ATGGTGCAGATACCGAAAACGCCCGCGCCCCCGTCCCCCGCACCGTCGCGCTCCGTGCCCACGAGCGCCGACGTGGCCCGCCTGGCCGGTGTCTCGCGCGCGACCGTCTCCTACGTCCTCAACAACACCAGCGCCGTACGGATCAGCGAGCCCACCCGCCGCCGGGTCCACGAGGCCGCGAGGGAACTCGGGTACGTCCCGCACGCGGCGGCCCGCAGCCTGCGCGCCGGGCACAGCCGTATGGTCCTCATCCCCGCGCCGACCTTCCCCGTCGGCCCGCTCTACCACCGGTTCCTCACCGACCTCCAGGGCGCGCTCGGCAGCCTGGACTACACGGTCGTGCAGTACGGCACCGGCGGCCCGCACGGCGACGAAGCCGCCCGCGCCTGGGCCGAGTTGCGGCCCGTGGCCGTGCTCGTGCCCGGTTCCGGGCTCGGCCCGCGCGGCGTAGCGGTGCTCAAGCGTTCGGGGGCACGGGCCGTGGTCACCCTCGGCCCGGAGACCATCGAGGGCGCGCACGCCCTTCTCGTAAACCACGACGTGGTCGGCCACAGCGCGGGCTCTCACCTCTACGACAGCGGCAGGCGCCGCATCGGCGTCGTCGTCCCGCGCGAACCCGGCCTCGAGGCGTTCTCCGCGCCCCGGCTCGACGGCGTGCGCCAGTCCCTTCGGGGCACCGACGCCACCGTGACCGAACTGCCCCTCCCGTACGACGAGGAGGCCGCCGCGCGCCTCGCCGCCCACTGGCGGGGCCTCGGCCTGGACGCCGTGTTCACCTACAACGACGAGTACGCGATGCTGCTGATGCGAGCCCTCCAGGACGAGGGCATCCGCATCCCCGAGGAGACGGCCGTGATCGGCGCCGACGATCTGACGCTCGGCCGGCTGCTGCGGCCGCGGCTCAGCACGGTCCGCCTGGAACTGCCCTCCGGCCGTGAACTCGCCGAACTGGTCGACCGCGCCGTGCGCAAGCCCGGCACCGAGCCCGAGACGCACAAGGTGCTGGGTGCCACGGTGCTGCACCGCGAGTCGAGCTGA
- a CDS encoding helix-turn-helix domain-containing protein, translating to MSTVPPPFPTPQESVGHPELLQLGTALEPDEPCLRADAARNRARLLEAAARLVAERGADAVTMEAVAAEARVGKGTVFRRFGDRTGLLMALLDHSEKKFQAAFLTGPPPLGPGAPPVERLRAFGRAMLRRSTDELELQLAAEPGASRRFTTPPRRVLRHHVAMLLRQVVPEADCELLSHTLMGQLDPALIHHLTRQSGIPLARLEDAWADLVDRVTGAATGG from the coding sequence ATGTCCACCGTCCCGCCGCCCTTCCCGACGCCCCAGGAGTCCGTCGGCCACCCCGAGCTGCTCCAGCTCGGCACCGCCCTGGAGCCCGACGAGCCGTGCCTGCGGGCCGACGCCGCGCGCAACCGGGCCCGGCTGCTGGAGGCCGCCGCGCGGCTGGTGGCGGAGCGCGGCGCGGACGCCGTCACGATGGAGGCGGTGGCCGCCGAAGCCCGTGTCGGCAAGGGCACGGTCTTCCGCCGGTTCGGCGACCGCACCGGTCTGCTCATGGCGCTGCTCGATCACTCCGAGAAGAAGTTCCAGGCCGCGTTCCTCACCGGGCCGCCGCCGCTCGGACCCGGAGCGCCCCCCGTGGAGCGGCTGCGGGCGTTCGGCCGCGCGATGCTGCGCCGCTCGACCGACGAACTGGAGCTGCAGCTGGCGGCCGAGCCGGGCGCCAGCCGCCGCTTCACCACCCCGCCCCGCCGGGTGCTGCGCCACCACGTGGCCATGCTGCTGCGCCAGGTCGTCCCGGAAGCGGACTGCGAACTGCTCTCCCACACCTTGATGGGCCAGCTCGACCCCGCCCTGATCCACCACCTGACCAGACAGAGCGGGATACCCCTGGCCCGCCTGGAGGACGCCTGGGCCGACCTCGTCGACCGGGTGACGGGCGCGGCCACGGGCGGCTGA